From Acidobacteriota bacterium:
TGCGTAGTTGACTGGCTCGCCATTTCCCGTCAGATTGTGGAAGAATGCCCCCCAAAAGGTCCTCAACAGGGAAGGAGATTCGGATGTCTGAAAGAGAAAACAACAAAGACAGAAGACGGTTTTTGATCGCGGCAGGGACAGGAGCTGTCGGGGCTACGGTGGCTGCGGGTTGCGGCCAAGCTGCGGAGCAGTCTTCGCCTGAGGAGCCAGGGGCGGAAGGGCCTGCGGCGGCCCTTGAGCCTACGAGGGTCGTCACGGGGCACGATGAGCAAGGCAAGTCCGTGTTCGAGATGCAGGGTCCTCCGAGCCGCGCCGTCAGCTTCGACAGCGCAGGGGGAGTCGAGCTTGTCGAGTTATGGGCGACTGACGAGACGCCTGAAGTGCCGAGAGAGAACGGAGACCCCGTGCTGGAGATGGCCTCCTTCACGCCAGGACTCAACGGATCACGCTTTCGCCTGGTCAAGTTCCCTCCAGCGACGGAAGGGGCTGAGCTCGACGCCCAGGCTGTCCTGCAGGAGGTGGAAGAAAAGGCGCCCGGCGAGTGGAACTTCGAAGAGGACGCGCCGGGAATGCACACCACCGATACGGTCGACTACGGGGTGGTCATCTCGGGCGAGATCTCCCTGGTTCTCGACGACGGCGCCGCCCTCTCCCTCAAGCAAGGAGACTGCGTGGTGCAAAACGGCACCC
This genomic window contains:
- a CDS encoding cupin domain-containing protein; the encoded protein is MQGPPSRAVSFDSAGGVELVELWATDETPEVPRENGDPVLEMASFTPGLNGSRFRLVKFPPATEGAELDAQAVLQEVEEKAPGEWNFEEDAPGMHTTDTVDYGVVISGEISLVLDDGAALSLKQGDCVVQNGTRHAWNNTGSEPCWMAFVMIGAQRRS